The following are encoded in a window of Gossypium raimondii isolate GPD5lz chromosome 13, ASM2569854v1, whole genome shotgun sequence genomic DNA:
- the LOC105783476 gene encoding 40S ribosomal protein S21, protein MQNEEGQNMDLYIPRKCSATNRLITSKDHASVQINVGHLDELGRYTGTFSTFALCGFVRAQGDADSALDRLWQKKKAEVRQ, encoded by the exons ATGCAGAACGAAGAGGGGCAAAACATGGATCTTTATATCCCCAGGAAATG TTCCGCCACTAACAGGCTTATAACCTCCAAGGATCATGCATCCGTTCAGATTAACGTTGGGCACTTGGATGAGCTTGGCAGATACACTGGCACATTCTCCACTTTTGCTCTTTGTGGCTTTGTTCGAGCCCAG GGCGATGCCGATAGCGCACTCGACAGGCTTTGGCAGAAGAAGAAAGCCGAAGTCCGACAGTAG